ATCAGTTGGGGTGGTGGATATAATGTATCAGGCACAGTTGTTTTGATTCAAAGATAGTGGATAATTAGTTGGATACAGTGAATTAATGAATTATTGACAGTATTCACCTGAGGCATATAATTGGAAGAATCAGCCCTGGTACCCTTTGGATATATTCTACTCATTTGCCGTTTGTtgtaatttacaaattcgaTCGCAGatgttttcaaataatttaatcccGCAGTCTCGGCAAAAGACGACATGTtgtaatgaatattcttttcTGCAAGAAGATAGTAATATCGGTAGTGCGATGcgatttaaatatttacattaatttGCACAAACGGTCGCAACGTCAGTGCAAACAAATTagtacaaaaattaaaaactcacGCTCCGCAACACTGAATCCTTGAAACTTGATCGGCTGAGCGTAATTTACCATTGATGACAGCCATGGGTGAACATTGGTTGTACTGCCGGTATAAGGTGTTAATTCAAAGCTTTCTGCGACACTACCGCTGCCTTGAGTTGGTAGAACCACTCCTACAGGGACTACAGATTCGGCTGCTACGACTATTTCTTCCTGTGGGATGGCatgttgaattatttcacaCGAATGTCAAATTTAATGTTGAATTATGTTCGATAGGTTTAAAACTGGAAATAATTGAGTACAACCTTTATAGGTTGTTGGTCTACGACAGATGCTGTGGTTGGTATTGCACTGGCATCTTCTTTAACTTCATCTTCAATAACGAATTGGCCTTGTTTGAAAAGTTCTAGTTCGTGCTTTTCGACTTCAGGTTttaatcgtttattttttatgagGATCTTTCGCTTCAACATGTTCGGTGGTGGAAGATTCACGCCTGGTTCCAGCTGATgacaaatataattaattagttTGATGAATACTATGCGAGTTCAGGTACTCGTGGTTCTTCTTTAATGGACTTACAGGATATTCTTTCAATGGTTCTTTTAACAACAAGTCTCCCAATATCTCGTCACAGTATTTGGCTAATTTATATTGTTGCTTTTTACTACAGTGGTTCTCAAAACTTAGTATAACAGGATATTCGGAAGTAACAAACGCTGTGTCGCGCACTGCATATATAACATCCCTGAACAAGATGTCTGTACACATTGCTTTTCCATGAGTTATAATTGGCTCTTCGTCTTCGCCTTTCCCGTCCCAACAATCCAATTCAACACACCTatagcaaaaattttcatcgatatgTGTGTAAATCAAACGAGAATTTGTCAGGGTTATTAGCAAAATCAATTTACCTGCATCCAGCAAGTAACACTTGTCTGTACATTTCTACGCTACTTTTACCACCGAATTGTCTTCCGCTTAGATAAGTGTTATGACTTGAGTTTATGTAGTAGTGGGATAAAGGTTGATCCATATCCATGTAAATATCAAGTCGATCGAGAAATACAGGTGCATTTTCATCGGACATCAAATACCGAATGAAACCATCTTTTGTCATTGTTtctgtaattaaatttcaacaagTTCGCTTATACACAGGTCGATCTTCTCTGATTTACGAATTTCAGTGTaccgtaaaataaaaaacaaacgtaCTGTTAACTCGCGCTTCTTCATTCTTTTCATAATCGTTAATAATTTCCGTTGCTCGCTTCTCGTCGTAAAGTGGgcataaaatttcattcaatgtCGGATCTctttgtttttcgttcaaaaacGTTATCAACTGTTCCATATTAATTGTATCAGCTTTCCCCTGAGTTCTGCATTTACATAATATAACGGTAAAACATTAGCATAGAATGATTTCAAGGCCTGCCTaagaatttcgagtaaaattctAATAATTGTCAGAAGATTGTTACCAATTATTCCAATTCCTATTACATGCAATTATATATAATCTGGTAGTAGGTActgtaaaatttaattcttcaTCATTTTTGCAAACAGTACTCacattgattgaaataattcctCTATATCATTTCTTGGacatattttatgatatagttcataaaatttatcgaatgTAAAGTCATCTGGCTCTATAACGTCATTCTGTGAAGAGATAATTTTATCGTTGCGCACAAAActgatttatgaaaataatacagTTGACGCTATTCACAGATTTTACAGTACCTTTCCACTTGGTAAATCTAAATCAGCCAGACATTGATACACCAATTTTTCAGTCTTCCCTGAAGCAAATGTTCGCGCAACCACTTTAACTGGAACTTTTCCAACTGGATCAACCAACATTCGTAGTCTCATCCAGCTGTAACAAAGAATAATTTCTATTACATGtagtataatatttatgtaaCGTAATGTGTACTAGGAATTATCAAGGTTCGTACGCTTTTTGGAATCTGAAATTTCCTGACTTTTCCAGGCATTCTAGCCTGAAAACAGGATTTTTCCAGCAACCTTTCGAAAAATATGTCGCTgattaatgacaattttttttaacattagtACTAATACCTTCAATATTACCTAGTAACTAACTTACTGTATGACTATCAATTTACAAAGAATAGCCCACAATTttctgtaagaaaaaaacgaaagtagGTTTGGTATTAGGTAATATACATAGAATCTATGGAGTGATAcgacgaaacaaaattttaagtataattttttttcatcacgatCCATGGTGCTTTGTGTGAGaacgagtttatttttttgatagaCTGTAAATTCCagtcttattttcgaaatttcctAACTTTTCCCGGACTTTTCCCTGCTGTAAGAAATTCCCTGAGTTTTCCCagttttccaggttttccctgTACGTACGATCCCTGATTATTTTCATCTGTGATTTCAGAGTATGTTTTTGTGAATCGGTTTAGcagaaaaatcaaactttacacAAAATCTTTAATCaagtgaaattaaatgaaCAAGAATCAGATCATACTGTTTTTTAAGGCAAGTTAACGGACAAACATTGTTAGCCTTCACATTGTGCGTTATTGTTCGGAGTCCATCCAACCATGTCTGTAACACAAAACGGTATGATAAATATCGTTTTTACATCACTTCAGTAATGTGAATACATGTAGAATAACCAGatatttcacattatttcgTCTGTTTTTTACTAAAAGTAGTACCAAATCGAGGTGTGTCATTCTCAATACAGTTCAAATTGGACATAGAGACCTGTGAATTctattatcaaatttatcacACCTTTGCAGTTGCTGCATCCGGGCACACGATGTGTTGATAATTAATATTCGTATAATCTACACCTGAACAAATGGTCAGACTTCTTTCTTCCAATTGATCTTCATGCTTGCCTCCCAGTTTGTCATATAACTTTGGATCCTGTTTACATAACGTAATTGATGAAAACAATTGAAACATATGGGACAATTTTCACTAAACTCTGCACATATTGTCAAGGTATAAGATACCTCGAATACAACGTACAaagtttgttgaaatttgaataaacacagtaaaatttttacctttGGAATACCGCCTGCCCTAACATCGCTGACTTGACATAGTTCAATAACATCTCCGTCCTAGAGGAAGGATTCTCTATCAGTTATTTATGAATTATGCTAACAATTCGTGGAGTTACTTTGAATCTGTTGTTCTCccggtgatgaaaaaaagtttttgttcTCACCTTTCCCTCGCTTTTCCAGTAAATAAAGAATCCATACTCGTCAACTTTGAACAAACAATTCACCTCTATTTCAGTATTATCCTTTTCTTCCGACCATCTATCGAAGACGCATCCTGTGCGCAAAGGTTCCGGCACTTCAATTTGCCAGTTGAATTCGAACCGTTTTGTCATTTTTCCTGGCAAGTTTTACAAGCCTGGGCTTGAGTAGGCGCAGACTATTCTATccttgaaaaaagaagacggTAACGCACCAGCGATTATATCATTTTGTTAATCTAATAACAGTACAAAGCATAAACGTGTGTTATAATTTGTTTGATCAAGTGCTTTTGACGATAAATTAAttaggataatttttttttcttgacccTGCGTCTTGCCGCTGTGCATATCCTCAtcttaaaatattgaaaataatatttagaTAAGTTTGTATATCAAAGAAGTCAAGGTCTTAAAGCTATATATAGAATCTGAACTGTGCGTTTATCCGAAAGCTCAGACTTGACGTTGGTTCCTTTGATCATTTCTGTTAGAAAAACTGTTGAAAGAATTGATGctaagtataatataaaagtGAAGTAACAAATTCCTACTCGTCTGACTTGAGAACCTATCAGATATAACAAATAATTATGGTACGAACATTTGCCTCTGTGGTTAACAGCGAGAGATACGGATAGTTATCAATGGTATTAGCATGGTAAAACATTAAGATGGCCTTTCAGTGTAGATTATATCAACTGGTTagcaattattaataaaaaattcgacaaTATTGTTTTGCagcaaaatttaaataattcagatCAGCGGATAAAGCTGCTCTGCTTCAGTTTAATAGTTTTAAAATCAACAAATAGATTTCGCATATGTTTGCAGGAGAATATAATCTCTGCAGAGCTGTTTTGATAGCTGGTTTATAAATAGGAAGATCGTTTCACGCCTAAAAATTGATTAGAAATAcgtttattcaataattatcaGTCTTCCAATTCTATAGCGAAGtttcccccctccccccctaaTTTCGGCAGCCAGTCACATTATGTTCACAAAAATAAGTACAAGATAGAAAATCTCTCAGCTCTAAACCAAAATTAGATTCTGATGTTTACTCTGTGCGTGCACACAGTAGATTCGACTTATGATTGTGTGCACATATATCGTTGTTTCCGACCTGTCAGACGGCGTAGACGCAgacaacaataatattgatattatttgtGAAACTTGATTAAATGTTAAGAGCGTGAATATCCTGCAGCAAAGCGGTTACATTTTGGTTGAATAACGTTTGCGCGTGTGTTTATTCAAACGTGTTTGCGATGTGTGAGAAATCTAACAACAAGTAGAGAATCACATTTTTCTTTGCACGTTGCGAGAATAAACGAATCGAATGAATTGACCTAGGATGCTGTTTCGGTCGAGGATTTATTGCCGAGTTTGACGTTTAAGGCGAGGACGAAGCAAGTGACAAAATACACGATTGTTAAATGCTTTCgctaattaataaatattgcaTTGAAGTCGTGTACAAAAGACGTCGATTAGTGTCGAACACTCACTGCTTCCTCTGCTCTGGTATTGACTTTTATAGCTCGTTGAAGcccttcattttttatatctttacGCGATAACGATCTAACGAATTTTGGCCTGAGTGAATGAAAACACAAAAAGGGGGGGGAATTCACTCGATTCTCTGATACAAAATTAGGAATCaaagaaaccaaaattttcttcgaaCACCACGAAGCCAGCGAGGCAGGCAGCACTGGGCAGCACTAACAGCTCGTGTGACTGATACGTCTGTGTGGATTCTTCTAATATACATTCACAAAGTGGCTGCTGTACGTCCTACGATTGGCGTATGCATGCACTTACATACATTCAGCTTGATATCGACTATCGACTGCTTGATGTTTCGCTATGCCCTGGGACCTCGAAATTCAACGTGCGCATGCCTAGCGCTGTTGGATTTTTCTGACACGCGGATCTCGTTACCCGCCGAGTTGCCGTTCTTCTTTATCATGTGTCGGTAAGGTGCCATTTGTTGAGCAGTTAGCCACTTGTCAATGATCGGTAATGCAGTCGTCTTGTTTAGATCTCAatcttgtataatatacgtgcTATATACACATTACGCATATTTATGCAGTATATTGCTTTTCCGAGTTGCgaattatttaaatgtatCTTGTGACAATGCTACTTTGGATTCACGAGGGAATTGTAAAATAACATCAATCTCGGTTTAATGGAGTTTACAAACTTACCTAgttaatattcaatttaataaatttcttcaacaaATTGTACATCATTACTATTTATCGTTTCTTGTACAACATCACGTGCGGTatgcaaatttcaattgaatcaATCGCGGTTCTAAAATCGAATCTTGGTTGTTACATAGCTCGTCATTTCGGTTACATGGGGACCCTGATTCAATTCTACAGGCTAACTTGAAATGTTCatcgaaatattttacactttGAAACTCGATTAACCTGGCATTCATTTGAATAGCTCGTAATATATTTTGCGCCAAGTGAGCCAGTGCTTATAAAATACACGACATGCAATTTCCGGATTTTATTCTTTACCCGCGAATCAAGATGAATTGATAAGGTATTAATCGTTCAGAAAAACCTAAATTGTAACCGAATAAATTTACACGAGAGCATCGCTGCgcaaaaattccgaaaaagaTTTGTGATTCTCCCTTGTCGCCGCAGGTTTATCCCCGCGTTCTCGTTCCTCACCCATTGTTATTAACGCCGACGGTAAGCCTGCATAGCTTACAAGGATAATGAAGATACAGTAATCTGAGCTCTTGTATACATACGTGATACGGGAATGTGATAGGTCCGTGTGTATGCGTCTTCCTGTATGAAATAGGCACGTATGTGAACACAGTGTACACAATGGATATGGATTTACACTTAATCTGCAGTGGGAGATTATCACGATTTGCAACACTGGTTGAAAATAACTGCCGTACAGgggatgaataatttcaaatcgttCCGTTGCGAAatctcaatatttaataaCAGTCTTATAATTTTTAGTGAATTAGCAGTGACATTGAGCCGTAGTTAAAACCGTGTTTAATTGTATGGTTTGATGCCGAAACACGCTCCGATACGTAAGCGGGCGTGAATATTGGTGATATCGCGTGTTTAACcgattaaattgaattttatttattaccgtCACGAACACGCAGCTATCGGTAATACACATCGCATCAAGATTCCAACGTTTGAGTACGACAATACGTTTGAGCATGTGCATGCGGCGTAGTTATCCTATCGGTATTTCAGGCCCTGGTGAATATTTTCCAAACCCACGGTCCATCATACCCTTCATTTAGGGATGTAGGACGCGTATAATACAATGCGTGACGGAGGTAtctgtacataaataaattaaactcGACGGTGACGGGAAGAGAATTTTGCATCAGCTTAACTCGATTAAGGTTCAATGTCTCAGCTGTGGCTTTAATCCATATTCCGGGGTGAACGCTTCCTACGTCTATACACCCATCCATACAATTATTTCTATATTAACCCTGCGGGACAACGTTGAGCCCCGTGTGTCGTTCCGCGAACACAGATGTATGTATGCCCTGAAATCGCAAGAATTAATACACGGTTTACACCTGTAAACATCACGAGTATATAAGCAATATATACTCGTTTAATTTCGCGTACAGATTTCCGTTTTGCAAATTCAACCAATCACGGTGTTGCGTATaggcataataataataataatgataataacaacaacatgtacaacaataaatttacGTAGGTAATTGGAATATTGTTTTAGCGCGACGCGGTGTGTATACTGGTGAAATTCGCGCAGAGTTCATTGGGGAATATAATTTTAACTGAAATTAACAAGTACAGTAATTAACGGGTATAACGAGAGTTTCGAAAGCCGTATAATACAAGATGACAGCAGGTCGACGTTGTCTGATGACAAGATGGCGGAGTTGCAGAGGGGATCGAGAAGATTGATCAACACTCTGGAATCTCTCTTAGCGTCGAGTGCTAATTACTAATTGTTATCTCGAGCGAGAATTCGCCGGCCCTTATTACACAAATCGGGAGACCCTTCTTTAACTCTCTGTTAATTATACAGCTCATGTATATTTGTACAGGCGGTGTTCATCCGTTATACCTATACTGCAGACCCTTAAAAGTGTATCGTCGGGATGTATAAATAGCTTCGTTATACAACAGTTGTTACTGTATATCGGAAAATTAGTAAGAGGATGAGTTTAATGATCTTAAAAAAGGTTTGAAGTCGTTAAAACGACTCTGTACGTCGACAAGTTGTATCTCTATCGAGTGGTTGAGAATGAGCAAGGATCATCTTTCATATTTAGTTTTTTTGCTGCAGCTTTATAAGCTCAATTTTGCCAACATGTCGCTGATAATATCCTAGCTTACGACCTTCTTAGAGCCAgatgtttcgaattttttatcttacGATCTTTGCGTGTTAAATTTACTGTACTTTTAGCCCGGAATACttgtagaattttatttttcatattttctagATTACGCCTTTCCTCTTTACGAAAAAAATGCGGGGAAATTGCTACCCtcttttaaataaaatatacggaAAAGTTGTAATTAAGTCTGTCAGCACGAGGTTTAGTGTTTGATCTTTATACTCAATGACTCGTCTGGT
This genomic stretch from Neodiprion pinetum isolate iyNeoPine1 chromosome 6, iyNeoPine1.2, whole genome shotgun sequence harbors:
- the LOC124221219 gene encoding 1-phosphatidylinositol 4,5-bisphosphate phosphodiesterase isoform X1 → MTKRFEFNWQIEVPEPLRTGCVFDRWSEEKDNTEIEVNCLFKVDEYGFFIYWKSEGKDGDVIELCQVSDVRAGGIPKDPKLYDKLGGKHEDQLEERSLTICSGVDYTNINYQHIVCPDAATAKTWLDGLRTITHNVKANNVCPLTCLKKHWMRLRMLVDPVGKVPVKVVARTFASGKTEKLVYQCLADLDLPSGKNDVIEPDDFTFDKFYELYHKICPRNDIEELFQSITQGKADTINMEQLITFLNEKQRDPTLNEILCPLYDEKRATEIINDYEKNEEARVNKTMTKDGFIRYLMSDENAPVFLDRLDIYMDMDQPLSHYYINSSHNTYLSGRQFGGKSSVEMYRQVLLAGCRCVELDCWDGKGEDEEPIITHGKAMCTDILFRDVIYAVRDTAFVTSEYPVILSFENHCSKKQQYKLAKYCDEILGDLLLKEPLKEYPLEPGVNLPPPNMLKRKILIKNKRLKPEVEKHELELFKQGQFVIEDEVKEDASAIPTTASVVDQQPIKEEIVVAAESVVPVGVVLPTQGSGSVAESFELTPYTGSTTNVHPWLSSMVNYAQPIKFQGFSVAEQKNIHYNMSSFAETAGLNYLKTSAIEFVNYNKRQMSRIYPKGTRADSSNYMPQVFWNAGCQMVSLNFQTADLPMQLNQGKFEYNGSSGYLLKPDFMRRADRSFDPFAESPVDGVIATQCSVQVIAGQFLSDKKVGTYVEVEMYGLPTDTIRKEFRTRVVQANGLNPVYNEEPFLFRKVVLPDLAALRFAVYDESNGKLLGQRIVPLDGLQSGYRHVALRTEANFPMSLPMLFCNIELKIYVPDGFQDFMEALTAPRVDRKAEAAAQTKMRGLGIEESDNKTNVEAPLHHHEVAKPREEMMFEPITVESLRQEKGYQKVSRKQQKELESIKKRHQKEKITVQKQQCAAIEKIIKGKNKLELSRDPSVRRAVSEQTAQWSRLAERQRREEKELQRAHLEERRTQLRKMCTTAQITQLKQLAARHERELKEMNIRQARLSVESMREVMNDKTLKTRGIKEGRLREKQQNNTKKFMEERKIAQIVQAREKDKLKVIHDKQLEDLQKDINAVLEMYKNEEIEYEVGPKTEFYV